In a genomic window of Flavobacteriales bacterium:
- a CDS encoding class I SAM-dependent methyltransferase — translation MHDHRSYQGPRPDLLAQLRSPSAVLDVGCNNGAVARALKLRHPAAKVWGIEINDAALAKALPDLVHGWSADLDQTDIGAMLKDLSFDHIIAGDVLEHTVNYQRITASLYRHLAPGGRMIISVPNYGHWHTLWAFLTRKWQRNERGIFDKTHRTVLMWRNLREFAEACPGCRWNLAKRNFRFFETNKHWKLNMLVTYGLFPLLLLPYVNDFITLSYVVVIEKPGSAR, via the coding sequence ATGCACGATCACCGCTCTTACCAAGGTCCACGACCAGATCTGCTCGCGCAGCTCAGGAGCCCCTCTGCCGTGCTCGATGTAGGATGCAACAACGGCGCGGTGGCCCGGGCGCTTAAGCTGCGGCATCCAGCTGCCAAAGTCTGGGGCATCGAGATCAACGACGCGGCTTTGGCCAAGGCTCTCCCCGACCTGGTCCACGGCTGGAGCGCGGACCTTGACCAGACCGACATCGGTGCCATGCTGAAGGACCTGAGCTTCGACCATATCATCGCGGGCGATGTGCTCGAGCATACCGTGAACTACCAGCGCATCACCGCATCACTCTACCGGCATCTCGCCCCTGGAGGTCGCATGATCATCTCCGTGCCCAACTACGGGCATTGGCACACGCTCTGGGCCTTCCTTACGCGAAAGTGGCAGCGCAATGAGCGCGGCATCTTCGACAAGACGCACCGCACGGTGCTCATGTGGCGCAATCTCCGGGAATTCGCTGAGGCTTGCCCTGGATGCCGATGGAACCTGGCCAAACGGAATTTCAGGTTCTTCGAGACCAATAAGCATTGGAAGCTGAACATGCTCGTGACCTATGGGCTCTTTCCGCTGCTGCTCCTCCCGTACGTGAATGACTTCATCACCTTGAGCTACGTGGTGGTGATCGAGAAGCCTGGATCGGCTCGATGA
- a CDS encoding M1 family metallopeptidase, which translates to MHILQTLACVLLLIAFRGPAVAQRFDATRPPNTFRNADNPHYWKNRPPFEGYWQQDVHYIIDARLDDSTDVLTAEATLHYWNNSPDTLRHVFFHLYQEAYVPGSYNLDQERESWRSRINGPYAGTRVLKLRQDDADLRTEQDNTILKAWLAEPLPPGERATFRIAFSTHWSFTAYRRMKLFNAWGWKHYDGVHWYPRIAVYDRTHGWDTQQHLGNEFYGDFGTFDVTLDLPHHYILDATGVLQNPGECLPAELRAKLDIRNFKDKPWDEAPSTVIEPTAGKRKKWRFHSENTHDFAFTADPTYRIGEAEWNGVKCIALAQEPHASQWQNAADYCAKTIKALSESIGMYAYPKMIVADARDGMEYPMLTLDSGNDPNYRGLFVHEIGHNWFYGMVGNNETYRALLDEGFTQFLTAWGLELIDGDTMVSEPARTAYERRYALPELARESEVYHGYQRDAVRLRVPPTNTHSDEFGYWTDRGYGGFGHVYSKTAVMLYNLQYVLGDSLFQSAMQHYFDRWRMCHPTVQDMRQSFIDRTKADLNWFFDQWIETDKTIDYAVKRVTRRHGDKGQTITLRRKGDMQMPIDLHITAKDGKTYGYHVPNTWFVKRTDATVLPRWIGFGDLRRDYTLQVDIPSGIAEVVIDSTNRLADRYKLNDRMPLPLEVGFDHHIRNLPDRRIYEAAARPDLWWNGYDGVKAGFHLNGHYMRHKHRLHLSAWINTGLAQHLPGQGESPFGDTLSTSTANRFDRLSVNFRYANGTEKLLLGSSVFVHARALDGLNRFGGGFRWDLPNGRTEAQAEALYFWRRDSTDLIYLLHPQQWELNALNASVNVSLRHRYDRRGTQGNLLLEARNSAPGSAKGYGWVRLTAINTNRKGRLELRTRFIAQYGSGSTPRESALYLAGASPEEMMENKYVRSAGLVPYDWTGYGSNVNQFQHGGGLGLRGYAGYLAPETDADGNQVLTYLGNTGAAVSGELDLDGLVRFSPGKIGRTLHLDAYLFGDAGVMGYRRADGSGTVQELALPRADAGLGFALTIKRWGPLTDLKPLTIRFDMPLMLSALPATETEHLAFRYIFAIGRSF; encoded by the coding sequence ATGCACATCCTTCAGACCCTCGCTTGCGTGCTCCTGCTGATCGCCTTCCGCGGCCCTGCGGTGGCGCAGCGCTTCGATGCCACACGCCCGCCCAACACCTTCCGCAACGCGGACAACCCGCATTACTGGAAGAACCGGCCGCCCTTCGAGGGCTATTGGCAGCAGGATGTCCATTACATCATCGATGCGCGGCTCGATGACAGCACCGATGTGCTCACCGCCGAAGCAACGCTGCATTACTGGAACAACTCGCCCGATACGCTGCGGCATGTCTTCTTCCACCTTTATCAGGAAGCATATGTACCCGGCTCCTACAACCTGGATCAGGAGCGGGAGAGCTGGCGATCGCGCATCAACGGTCCATATGCGGGAACACGCGTGCTGAAGCTCAGGCAGGATGATGCGGACCTGCGCACCGAGCAGGACAACACCATCCTGAAAGCGTGGTTGGCCGAACCGCTCCCGCCTGGTGAACGCGCCACCTTCCGCATCGCTTTCAGCACGCATTGGAGCTTCACCGCCTACCGCCGCATGAAGCTCTTCAACGCATGGGGCTGGAAGCACTATGACGGCGTGCATTGGTACCCGCGCATCGCGGTGTACGACCGCACGCACGGCTGGGACACGCAGCAGCACCTGGGCAACGAGTTCTATGGCGACTTCGGCACCTTCGATGTCACCCTCGATCTGCCGCACCACTACATCCTCGACGCCACGGGCGTGCTGCAGAACCCGGGTGAATGCCTCCCAGCGGAACTCAGGGCCAAGCTGGACATCCGCAACTTCAAGGACAAGCCTTGGGACGAGGCCCCGAGCACCGTGATCGAGCCTACAGCCGGCAAGCGCAAGAAGTGGAGATTCCACAGCGAGAACACGCACGACTTCGCCTTCACGGCCGATCCCACCTACCGCATCGGCGAAGCCGAATGGAACGGCGTGAAGTGCATCGCCCTGGCGCAGGAACCGCACGCCAGCCAATGGCAGAACGCCGCTGATTATTGCGCCAAGACGATCAAAGCGCTGAGCGAATCCATCGGCATGTACGCCTACCCGAAGATGATCGTTGCCGATGCGCGCGACGGCATGGAGTACCCGATGCTCACCCTCGACAGCGGCAACGACCCCAACTACCGCGGCCTCTTCGTGCATGAGATCGGGCATAACTGGTTCTATGGCATGGTGGGCAACAACGAGACCTACCGCGCTCTGCTCGACGAGGGCTTCACGCAATTCCTCACCGCCTGGGGGCTGGAGCTGATCGATGGGGATACAATGGTGTCCGAGCCTGCGCGCACAGCGTACGAACGGCGCTACGCTTTGCCCGAACTCGCCCGCGAGAGCGAGGTGTACCACGGCTACCAGCGCGATGCCGTGCGCCTTCGCGTGCCGCCGACCAACACCCATAGCGATGAGTTCGGCTACTGGACCGATCGCGGCTACGGCGGATTCGGCCACGTGTACAGCAAGACCGCGGTGATGCTCTACAACCTGCAGTACGTGCTCGGCGATTCGCTCTTCCAAAGCGCCATGCAGCACTACTTCGACCGTTGGCGCATGTGCCATCCCACGGTGCAGGACATGCGCCAGAGCTTCATCGACCGCACCAAGGCGGATCTCAACTGGTTCTTCGACCAGTGGATCGAGACCGACAAGACCATCGACTACGCCGTGAAGCGCGTCACGCGGCGCCATGGCGACAAGGGCCAGACGATCACGCTCCGGCGCAAGGGCGACATGCAGATGCCCATCGACCTGCACATCACCGCGAAGGATGGGAAGACCTACGGCTACCACGTCCCCAACACCTGGTTCGTGAAGCGCACCGATGCCACCGTGCTGCCGCGCTGGATCGGCTTCGGCGACTTGCGCCGCGATTACACGCTGCAAGTGGACATCCCATCGGGCATCGCCGAGGTGGTGATCGACAGCACCAACCGATTGGCCGACCGCTACAAGCTGAACGACCGGATGCCGCTCCCGCTGGAGGTCGGGTTCGACCACCACATCCGCAATCTGCCCGATCGCCGGATCTACGAAGCCGCCGCGCGCCCCGACCTCTGGTGGAACGGCTATGACGGCGTGAAGGCGGGCTTCCATCTGAACGGCCACTACATGCGGCACAAGCACCGTCTGCACCTGAGTGCTTGGATCAACACCGGCCTGGCGCAGCATCTGCCCGGCCAAGGAGAATCGCCCTTCGGCGACACGCTGAGCACCAGCACCGCGAACCGCTTCGATCGGCTGAGCGTGAACTTCCGCTACGCCAACGGAACCGAGAAACTGCTCCTGGGATCCAGCGTGTTCGTGCATGCACGCGCGCTCGATGGCCTCAACCGCTTCGGCGGCGGCTTCCGCTGGGACCTGCCCAATGGGCGAACCGAGGCACAGGCCGAAGCGCTCTACTTCTGGCGCCGCGACAGCACCGACCTGATCTATCTGCTGCACCCCCAGCAATGGGAATTGAATGCGCTGAATGCCTCCGTGAACGTGAGCCTGCGCCACCGCTACGATAGACGGGGCACGCAAGGCAACTTGCTTCTGGAAGCCCGCAATAGCGCTCCCGGCTCTGCCAAGGGCTACGGCTGGGTGCGCCTCACGGCAATCAACACCAACCGCAAGGGCCGGCTCGAGCTGCGCACGCGCTTCATCGCGCAGTATGGCAGCGGAAGCACTCCGCGTGAGAGCGCGCTCTACCTCGCCGGCGCCTCACCAGAGGAGATGATGGAGAACAAGTACGTGCGCAGCGCTGGCCTGGTGCCCTACGACTGGACCGGATACGGCAGCAACGTGAACCAATTCCAGCACGGCGGCGGCCTCGGCCTTCGCGGCTACGCAGGCTACCTCGCCCCGGAGACCGACGCCGACGGCAATCAAGTGCTCACCTATCTGGGCAACACCGGTGCGGCGGTGAGCGGCGAGCTCGACCTCGACGGCCTCGTACGATTCAGCCCCGGGAAGATCGGCCGCACCCTGCACCTCGATGCCTACCTCTTCGGCGATGCCGGGGTGATGGGCTACCGGCGCGCCGATGGATCGGGCACCGTGCAGGAGCTTGCCTTGCCGCGCGCCGATGCAGGCCTCGGCTTCGCGCTCACCATCAAGCGCTGGGGGCCGCTCACGGACCTGAAGCCCTTGACCATCCGCTTCGACATGCCGCTCATGCTCTCGGCGCTGCCCGCCACAGAGACGGAGCACCTCGCCTTCCGTTACATCTTCGCGATCGGCCGCAGTTTCTGA
- a CDS encoding glycosyltransferase, which produces MKVSIALALHNGAAHLDEQLLSILQGSRLPDEWVIVDDASTDGSAGIAMSRLAASGIGHAVLLTNEKNIGATLSFAKAARHTTGDVVLFCDQDDIWHPDKVSAACDLFEVKPALLLAYHDGDIIDANGALDGRTIWGTRKHAKLDAGGQRDRMDVAANPDIKGCTMALNGDFVRKLFNRTPASFANYWGHDHWCALVAWGSGPIAAMPQRLIKHRLHDRNTSGGTRFNALSPSHWRKRLRMMREQAPDHFVQRYSMAASAIRNHAPAHDPGMAAALDRHLDIARRRMEFKRRNLFRRTAGALRLWHEGYYQRYANGAWTLLRDILA; this is translated from the coding sequence ATGAAGGTCTCCATCGCGCTGGCCCTGCACAATGGAGCGGCTCATCTGGATGAGCAGCTGCTGAGCATCCTGCAAGGGTCACGCCTGCCCGATGAATGGGTCATCGTGGATGACGCCTCGACCGATGGCAGCGCAGGAATCGCGATGAGCCGATTGGCGGCTTCCGGCATCGGGCATGCCGTATTGCTGACGAATGAGAAGAACATCGGCGCGACGCTCTCGTTCGCCAAGGCCGCGCGCCATACCACAGGTGATGTCGTCTTGTTCTGCGACCAGGACGACATCTGGCATCCTGATAAGGTCTCGGCTGCCTGCGACCTGTTCGAAGTGAAACCGGCGCTGCTCCTCGCCTACCACGACGGCGACATCATCGACGCGAACGGTGCGCTTGATGGGCGCACCATCTGGGGCACCCGCAAGCATGCGAAGCTCGATGCTGGCGGTCAGCGCGACCGGATGGACGTGGCCGCCAACCCGGACATCAAGGGCTGCACGATGGCGCTGAACGGAGATTTCGTGCGCAAGCTCTTCAACCGAACTCCCGCATCCTTCGCGAACTACTGGGGACACGACCATTGGTGCGCCCTCGTGGCCTGGGGCTCCGGGCCCATAGCGGCCATGCCTCAGCGCCTCATCAAGCATCGCCTCCATGATCGCAATACGTCCGGCGGCACGCGCTTCAATGCCCTGTCGCCCTCCCATTGGCGCAAGCGCTTGCGAATGATGCGCGAGCAAGCCCCCGACCATTTCGTTCAACGCTATTCGATGGCTGCATCGGCGATCAGGAACCACGCACCGGCGCATGACCCGGGAATGGCAGCGGCGCTGGACCGCCATCTCGACATCGCACGCAGGAGGATGGAATTCAAACGGAGGAACCTGTTCCGGCGCACAGCGGGCGCGCTCCGGCTCTGGCATGAAGGCTACTACCAGCGATACGCCAACGGTGCATGGACGCTGCTACGAGACATTCTCGCCTGA
- a CDS encoding YihY/virulence factor BrkB family protein, with translation MIERLQRRILYSRPFRRLIAWASRIILPGFEGFNVYQIARFFIGALATGHIVTRASAIAFKLFLAFFPAVIVLLTLIPYVPIADFQARLLSTFQDMMPLEVFRFINSTLEDLVVKKHGTLLSVSFLVGLYLASNSVDAILAGFSGSTNITKWHSPLKQRLLSLGLLVALTALAVIAIPLLTVSGIAIHWVTDLGLMPGGLVTYALFGGKWIITILVVIAAVSLLYNAGDPTARRFRLFTPGALLAVLLILIVSQALAYMFSNITNYNALYGSIGAILAVQFWIYFNMIAILVGYELNTSIARARILRRTRLEVREAPAS, from the coding sequence ATGATCGAGCGGCTGCAGCGCAGGATCCTCTATTCCCGGCCTTTCCGGCGGCTGATCGCGTGGGCCTCGAGGATCATCCTGCCCGGCTTCGAGGGATTCAATGTGTACCAGATCGCCCGCTTCTTCATCGGCGCACTCGCCACGGGGCACATCGTCACGCGCGCATCGGCCATCGCCTTCAAGCTCTTCCTCGCCTTCTTCCCGGCGGTGATCGTGCTGCTCACGCTGATCCCTTATGTGCCCATCGCCGATTTCCAGGCGAGGCTGCTCTCCACCTTCCAGGACATGATGCCCCTGGAGGTGTTCAGGTTCATCAACAGCACCCTTGAGGACCTGGTGGTGAAGAAGCACGGCACGTTGCTGTCGGTGAGCTTCCTGGTCGGCCTGTACCTGGCCAGCAACAGCGTCGATGCCATACTCGCCGGCTTCAGCGGAAGCACCAACATCACCAAATGGCATAGCCCGCTGAAGCAGCGGTTGCTGAGCTTGGGGCTCCTGGTGGCGCTCACCGCACTCGCGGTCATCGCCATCCCCTTGCTCACCGTGAGCGGCATCGCCATCCACTGGGTCACTGACCTGGGCCTGATGCCCGGGGGCCTGGTCACCTACGCGCTCTTCGGGGGGAAGTGGATCATCACCATCCTGGTGGTCATCGCGGCGGTCTCGCTGCTGTACAACGCCGGCGATCCCACCGCACGGCGCTTCCGCCTGTTCACGCCGGGGGCCTTGCTGGCGGTGCTGCTGATCCTGATCGTTTCGCAGGCGCTGGCCTACATGTTCAGCAACATCACCAACTACAACGCCCTCTACGGCTCCATCGGCGCCATCCTGGCGGTGCAGTTCTGGATCTACTTCAACATGATCGCGATCCTGGTGGGCTATGAGCTGAACACCAGCATCGCCCGCGCACGGATCCTTCGCCGCACCCGGCTCGAAGTGCGCGAGGCGCCCGCATCCTGA
- a CDS encoding DUF2147 domain-containing protein, protein MKHILTALLFLCSICAQAQPPNAGVTGRWTTIDDNTGKPRSTVEITISNGTLTGRIVDLADKAKLEKLCEKCPDDRKNKRVVGLEIIRGMKADGDEWEDGTILDPETGKVYDCKIWLEDGKLQVRGYIAFFFRTQTWVR, encoded by the coding sequence ATGAAGCACATCCTCACCGCCCTCCTTTTCCTTTGCTCGATCTGCGCGCAAGCGCAACCGCCCAATGCCGGGGTCACCGGCCGATGGACCACCATTGACGACAACACGGGCAAGCCGCGCAGCACGGTGGAGATCACCATCAGCAACGGCACGCTCACCGGCCGCATCGTGGACCTCGCCGACAAGGCCAAGCTGGAGAAGCTGTGCGAGAAATGCCCCGACGACCGCAAGAACAAACGCGTCGTGGGCCTGGAGATCATCCGTGGCATGAAGGCCGATGGCGATGAGTGGGAGGACGGCACCATCCTCGATCCCGAGACCGGCAAGGTGTACGATTGCAAGATCTGGCTGGAAGACGGGAAGCTGCAGGTGCGCGGCTACATCGCGTTCTTCTTCAGGACGCAGACGTGGGTGCGTTGA
- a CDS encoding oligosaccharide flippase family protein, whose protein sequence is MGIIARQATINTLLAYFGIGLGFVNVVFLYPRVLAAEEFGLTRLLVSIATIAAQVAQLGAENTVIRYFPYFRDAARKHRGALAMLLLFGLAMSLLAMVVLWAFHGTLTQVFADRSSLYGTYGLLLLPLVLAEVFFILLRSYSRSLRRTVQPTFIREFVLRALQAALIIAHWKLELPFGSFMALYTSVFLLCTLALVLDLKRSGHLRIGWNERWLPRRLRTSMASYTVFTFAASVAGIILGNMDQIMIGAILGDQALTQVAHYAVAFYFGSVIAAPGRALQQVAAPMLADAWKRRDTATVGQLYRRSSFVQWLASGLLFVLMFTGMEDLFRLLPPSYTGAALVAFIIGLAYLLNSSIGLSASVISMSRSYWLDAFSSLSMVLINLVANYVLIQRMGVTGAAWATFISLTAVNAFRTWFLWWRYRLWPFDGRFLLVLALMLALLFITPWIPLTGKPLLDLPLRAMIVAVLFIPAAYALGLLKEVDEMVRRMMRRSGENVS, encoded by the coding sequence ATGGGCATCATCGCCAGGCAGGCCACGATCAACACGCTGCTCGCGTACTTCGGCATCGGCCTGGGCTTCGTGAACGTGGTGTTCCTGTATCCGCGTGTGCTGGCGGCCGAGGAGTTCGGCCTCACGCGCCTGCTCGTTTCCATCGCCACCATCGCTGCGCAGGTGGCCCAGCTAGGAGCCGAGAACACCGTGATCCGCTATTTCCCGTACTTCCGTGATGCTGCGCGCAAGCACCGGGGCGCATTGGCCATGCTGCTTCTCTTCGGACTGGCGATGTCGTTGCTGGCCATGGTCGTGCTCTGGGCCTTCCACGGAACGCTCACCCAGGTCTTCGCGGATCGCAGTTCGCTTTATGGCACCTACGGCTTGCTGCTGCTGCCCCTGGTGCTCGCCGAGGTCTTCTTCATCCTGCTGCGCAGCTACAGCCGCTCCTTGCGCCGCACCGTGCAGCCCACCTTCATCCGGGAGTTCGTGCTGCGCGCGCTCCAGGCCGCGCTCATCATCGCGCATTGGAAACTGGAGCTGCCCTTCGGGAGCTTCATGGCGCTCTATACCTCGGTCTTCCTGCTCTGCACGCTTGCGCTTGTGCTCGACTTGAAGCGCTCAGGGCATCTCCGGATCGGTTGGAACGAGCGGTGGTTGCCCCGACGCCTGCGCACAAGCATGGCCAGCTATACGGTGTTCACCTTCGCAGCCAGCGTGGCGGGCATCATCCTGGGCAACATGGACCAGATCATGATCGGCGCCATCCTGGGCGATCAGGCGCTCACGCAGGTGGCGCACTACGCGGTGGCCTTCTACTTCGGCAGCGTGATCGCTGCGCCCGGACGTGCCCTGCAGCAAGTGGCCGCGCCCATGCTCGCCGATGCCTGGAAGCGCCGCGACACCGCCACGGTGGGACAGCTCTACAGGCGCAGCTCCTTCGTGCAATGGCTGGCGAGCGGGCTGCTCTTCGTGCTCATGTTCACCGGCATGGAGGATCTCTTCAGGCTCTTACCGCCTTCCTACACGGGCGCAGCGCTCGTGGCCTTCATCATCGGCCTGGCCTACCTGCTCAACAGCAGCATCGGGCTCAGCGCTTCAGTGATCAGCATGTCGCGCAGCTATTGGCTCGATGCGTTCAGCAGCTTGAGCATGGTGCTCATCAACCTCGTGGCCAATTATGTCCTCATCCAGCGCATGGGCGTTACGGGCGCGGCGTGGGCCACCTTCATCTCGCTCACCGCCGTGAATGCCTTTCGCACCTGGTTCCTTTGGTGGCGCTACCGGCTTTGGCCCTTCGATGGCCGCTTCCTGCTCGTGCTTGCGCTGATGCTCGCGCTGCTCTTCATCACGCCCTGGATCCCGCTTACCGGTAAGCCATTGCTCGACCTGCCCCTGCGCGCGATGATCGTTGCCGTGCTCTTCATCCCGGCGGCGTATGCGCTGGGCTTGCTGAAGGAGGTGGACGAGATGGTGAGGCGGATGATGAGGAGGTCAGGCGAGAATGTCTCGTAG